GTCGAGCGCTGGACGTGGCGCGGCAAGGCACCTGTCACATTTGCGCGCCAGATCTTTCCGGGCGAGCATTATCAGCTGGTCGAGGATTTCACGCCGCGCGGGTAGCGGCATGCACGGAGACGAAGATGTTCAACCGCCTGTTCCTGAGCCACCCACGCGACGTCGGCGAAAGCTATGGCGAGCATTTCGCGACCGCAGCGGGGTTTGGCGTGCGGATGGTCGTGGGTGGCGTCGCGTGCATCATCCACGCGCTGATCCCGGCGCTGTTCGTGCGCACCGCGAGCGACACGGTGAAGTCGCTCTATGCGACGATGAAGGCGCGGCAACCGGCTTTCGCCAAGGAACGACCGGCGTTCGAAGCGCCCGAATGGCAACTGGATTACGAGATCTAGCGGCGTGCGGATCGAGCATGTCGCGATCGTCGGCGCAGGCTTTTCGGGGACGCTGCAGGCGATCAACCTGTTGCGGCACAAGGGGCCGCGCGCGACGCTGATCGAGCGGGCGGCGACGCCGGGGCTGGGGCTGGCCTATGGCGCGGCGCATCCCAGCCATGTGCTCAACGTGCGCGCGGGGAATATGAGCGCGTTTCCTGACCAGCCGGGGCATTTTGCCGACTGGCTGGCGGCGCGCGGGGTTACGGATGCGGGCAATGCGTTTGCGGCGCGGGTGACCTATGGAGAATACCTGCGCGAGCTGCTCGACGCGGCGGTTGCCACCAGCGGGGACAGGCTGAGCGTTGTGCGGGGCGAGGTGACTGCCTTGGATCAGCCGGCTGATGGCGTTGCGCTGGCGATGGCGGACGGAAGCGTGATCGCGGCGGACGCGGCGGTGCTGGCGGTTGGCAATCTGCCGCCACACGACCCGCCAGGGCTCGACCCCGCGGCGTTGCCGGAAGATCTCTACAAGGGCGATCCCTGGGCGGGAGATATCGCCGACGGGCTGAGCGATTCCGACACGGTGCTGGTGATTGGTACCGGGCTGACGATGGTAGATGTCGCGCTGATGCTGGAGGCCCGCGGCTTTGGCGGGCAGAATCGTCGCGCTGTCGCGGCGCGGCCTGCTGCCCCGGCGGCATGAGAGCGGCGCGGCATGGGACAAGATCGACGAGCGGCCCGCGACGGTCGCCTCGGCGTTGGTGCGTCGTGTGCGGGCGCGGGCTGCGGAGATCGGATGGCGCAATGCGGTGGACGAACTGCGCCCGTTCACTCAGCCGATGTGGGCCAATGCCAGCGCAGCAGAGCGCGGGCGATTCCTGCGGCATCTGCGGCCGTGGTGGGACGTGCATCGCCACAGGCTCGCGCCGCAGGTTGCCGACCGGCTAGTAGCGATGGAGGCACGTGGGCAACTGCGGGTGGTGGCCGGGAAGACGTTAGGCTTTGACCCGGTCGATGGTGGGGTGACGGTGAACTGGCGACCGCGCGGTCAAGGGAATGCAGAGGTGATGCAGGTCCGTCGCGTAGTCAATTGCACCGGGCCGCTCGGCGATCTGGGGCGTACTATCGATCCCCTGCTCGTCGCACTGCGGGAGTGCGGAGCGATCCGCCCGGACGCCGCGCATCTTGGCATCGACGTCAACGGTGCTGGCGAGGTGATCGGCGCGGACGGATGCGCCAATCGCCGCATCTTCGCGCTCGGCCCGATGACGCGCGGAGCGTTCTGGGAGATCGTCGCTGTACCGGACATTCGCCGCCAGACCTGGGATGTCGCGCGGCGGCTGTCCAACGCGCACTGGGTGGGCGGCGAGGGGCTCTAACTACTCCCCGCGCAGTGCCATACCGCGGTCGATATCGCGCGCGACGACGGCGGCGGTCATGCGCGACAAAAGCCGTTGTGCTGCCTGCCAAGCGCCTGGCGCACGGTGGCGGTCGGCGATCATCAGGCGGCTGCCCCAGCCGTCGATCAGATCCTGCATATCCCCGGGCGCGGCGACACGGTTCCGCGCGGTGACCACCATCGAAGGGAAGGGAAGCACGACGCCGGGAGAGGCGAACAGTGCGCCGGTTTCCCCGGTCGGTGCGACCGGATCGAACAGCAGCGCCCCCGCTACCCGATCGGCATAGTGGCGCGGCGAGAGGCGCGCCCACCACGCGGCGGCCGCACATCCGACCCCTTCGGCAACCATCAGCACCGCGCGGTCAGCGTGCAGTACGGCATCGTCGATGCGGCTGGCCCAGACATTGCGGCGCGACGCATCGCGCGCGTCGAGCGCTACGTGGTTGTCCCCATGGAGCGGCCAGCCCAGCCGGTCGCTCCACACGGGTGCCCCGGCATGGCGGTCGGCGATGGTGAGCACCGAAAATCGCGATGTGGGGGCAGCTAGGGTCAGCGCGGTCATCTGCGGAAGGTCTCCCATTCGAACGCAAAACGCTCTGGCGCGCGGCAATGTTGCATGGTGCGCGCACGAGATCGCGATAGCGGTTCTTTCCGCCAGGAAACTATTCCTACTGCTGCGATAGGTGAAATGGTCGGGGAAAGAGGATTCGAACCTCCGGCCCCTGCCTCCCGAAGGCAGTGCTCTACCAGGCTGAGCTATTCCCCGACTGAGCGGCGAAGTCCTTGTCAAAGGCCCCGGGTGGGCAGACCGCGTCGCTTGGAGGCGCGCCTATAACCGGCGCCATCTGGCCTTGCAAGCGCCCCTGCGCGCTTTTTTACCCGCCGCGCGCCTCGAGCATCCCGGCGACGCTGGTGAACTTCTCACGCGGGGAATCGGTGCGCGCCGCGGCGATCTCGGCAGCGTCGATCTTTTGCCAGTCGCGGAAGGTGACGACATCGACGTTGCGCGATGCAAGCAGCGCGTCGAGGCCAGGGCGCCCCGCCTTGCCACTGCCGCCGGGCGCGTCTTCGGCGATCTTCTCGGCGATCGCGAAGCCGTCGGGGCGGTTGGTGCCGATCGTGCCGGTCGGCCCGCGCCGCGCCCAGCCGACCGCGTATAGGCCGGGCAGGATGCGCCCCTCGTCATTGGCAAATCGACCGGCGCGATCGTCATAGGGCACGCCTTCGATCTTGGGGGTGCGGTATCCGATACACGAGACGACGAGACTGGCAGGTACCGCATAGGTTTCGCCGGTTCCGACCGCCGCGCCACGTTCGTCGAGGCGGGTGCGCTCGACGATCACCCGCTCGGCGCGGCCATCGCCCTCGATTCGGATGGGCTGCGCGAAGAAGTCGAAGATGATGTGCACCGGCTTGTCGACGCTGGCGGCGGCGAAGTTGCGCAAATGCGTCACTGACTTGCGGTGGCCGGGTTCGAGCATTGCGTCGTCGAGAAGCGGCGGAAAGTCGGCGGCATCGACCACGGGCGCGGCGCGCGCCAGCTCGGCCAGTTCACCCAGTTCCTTGGGCGTCATCGCGATCTGGTGCGGGCCGCGCCGACCGAGCAGGGTGATCGTCTCGATCCCCGAACTGGTCAGCGCGTCGAGCGCAGGAGAAACGATGTCCGATCCCGCAAACTCCGCGCGCGTCTTGGCGAGCAGGCGCGCGACGTCGAGTGCGACGTTACCGTTGCCGATCACCACCGCACCGGGGCCACCCAGCGGCGGGTTGAGTTCAGCGAAGTCGGGATGGCCGTTATACCAGCCGACGAACGCCGCCGATCCGGTCACGCCGGGCAGGTCCGCGCCGGGGATTTCGAGCGGGCGGTCGAACGGCGCGCCGGTCGCGAGGACCACGGCGTCGTACAGGCCCATCATCTCGGGGATGGTGACGTCCTTCCCGACCGTGACATTGCCGACGAAGCGGACATTGTCGGTGAGCGCGACTGCTTCATAGCGGCGCGAGACGCCCTTGATCGACTGATGGTCCGGCGCGACGCCGCTGCGGATGAGGCCGAAGGGGACGGGCAGCCGGTCGATGATGTCGACCCGGACATCCTCCCCGAACTGCTTCTGGCATGCCTCTGCGGTGTAATAGCCCGCCGGCCCCGATCCGATCACCGCGATATGCCGCATGCCCGGTCCTTATTCTGTTGTGGGTGGGAGGCTAGCGGCGAATTGCGGAAGCGCAAGCGGGCCGCGTTCGATGGCGCGCAGCAGGGCTGGTTTCGGGAATGTAACCGGTTTAGCTTCGTGCGATGCGCATCCTCTCCGCCTGCTTCGCCCTGATTGCGATCCTGCTTTCCGCCTGTGCACCGACCGCCAGGCCAGGGGAGCGGGTGCGCGTGGTGACAGCGTTGACTGAAGAATGGCGGTTCCTCGATGGCCCGGCGTCGGTTGCGCAGGCGAGCAGCCCGGAGTTCGACGACAGCGCGTGGAAGCCCGTCTCGTTGCCGCATAGCTGGAACCGGCTGGGCGAATATCGCACGACGCGCAGTCGACCTGCCGACGATCGGCAGGGCGAGGGGTGGTATCGTCTCAAGATCGATGGTGTGCGGCTTCCGCGACGCGACCGGCACGTGCTGGCGTTCGAGGGGGCGGGCAACGTCGTCGATGTGTGGGTCAATGGTGTGCATGTGGGGCGGCATGCCGGCGCATTCTCGCGCTTTCGGTTCGACATCACCGATCATCTGAAGCGCGACGGCATCAATGTGATCGCGGTGCGCGCCGACAACAGCAAGCCGGCGCCGGGCAGCGTCACCGAACATGTCGCGCCGCTGCTGGGGGATTTCTTCATTCATGGGGGACTGTACCGGCCGGTATCGCTGGTCAGCGTTGACGCGGCGCATATCGACCTGATGGATCATGGCAGCTCGGGCGTGTTCGTTCGGACGGCGTCGGTCAGTGCCGAGCGTGCCGAGCTTGAGTTGAGGATCAAGACCGACGTACCGCGCGGCACCGATATCCGCACCACCGTGACCGACCGGGACGGGCGCATGGTGACGGCAAGCCCGATCGAGAAGGTGATCGAGGGACGCAATACTCATCGCCAGTCGCTCGCCATCGCGCAACCGCGGCTATGGGACGGCCGGCGCGATCCGCACCTTTATACCGCGCGGGTCGAACTGCTGCGCGGCGGCCAGGTGGTGGACCGTGTGGACCAGCGGTTTGGCGTGCGCAGTTTCCGCGTCGATCCGGCGCAGGGTTTCTTCCTCAACGGCCGCCACATGCCGTTGCAGGGCGTGTCGCGGCATCAGGACATGCTCGATCAGGGCTGGGCGCTCAGCCGTGCCGATCACGAACGCGACATGCAGCTGATCGAGGAGCTGGGCGCGAACACCGTCCGCTTCGCCCATTATCAGCATGCGCAGGAATGGTTCGGTCTTTCGGACGAAAGCGGGATGATCGTGTGGGCGGAGATCCCGTTCGTCAACAAGGTGTCGTTCGGCGACATGCCGGCAAGTCCGGAGTTCACCGCCAACGCGCGCCAGCAGCTGATCGAGATGATCCGCCAGCATTACAACAGTCCGGCGGTGGTCACCTGGGGCATCGGCAACGAGATGGACATCGACCTGGCCTTCAATCGGCTGGGGCCAAAGGCCGATCCGCGCCCGCTGCTCGACGAACTGCATGCACTGAGCAAGGCGGAGGACCCCGATCGCCCTAC
The genomic region above belongs to Sphingomonas sp. J315 and contains:
- a CDS encoding alpha/beta hydrolase, whose translation is MTALTLAAPTSRFSVLTIADRHAGAPVWSDRLGWPLHGDNHVALDARDASRRNVWASRIDDAVLHADRAVLMVAEGVGCAAAAWWARLSPRHYADRVAGALLFDPVAPTGETGALFASPGVVLPFPSMVVTARNRVAAPGDMQDLIDGWGSRLMIADRHRAPGAWQAAQRLLSRMTAAVVARDIDRGMALRGE
- a CDS encoding DUF6356 family protein, coding for MFNRLFLSHPRDVGESYGEHFATAAGFGVRMVVGGVACIIHALIPALFVRTASDTVKSLYATMKARQPAFAKERPAFEAPEWQLDYEI
- a CDS encoding FAD-dependent oxidoreductase; this encodes MRHIAVIGSGPAGYYTAEACQKQFGEDVRVDIIDRLPVPFGLIRSGVAPDHQSIKGVSRRYEAVALTDNVRFVGNVTVGKDVTIPEMMGLYDAVVLATGAPFDRPLEIPGADLPGVTGSAAFVGWYNGHPDFAELNPPLGGPGAVVIGNGNVALDVARLLAKTRAEFAGSDIVSPALDALTSSGIETITLLGRRGPHQIAMTPKELGELAELARAAPVVDAADFPPLLDDAMLEPGHRKSVTHLRNFAAASVDKPVHIIFDFFAQPIRIEGDGRAERVIVERTRLDERGAAVGTGETYAVPASLVVSCIGYRTPKIEGVPYDDRAGRFANDEGRILPGLYAVGWARRGPTGTIGTNRPDGFAIAEKIAEDAPGGSGKAGRPGLDALLASRNVDVVTFRDWQKIDAAEIAAARTDSPREKFTSVAGMLEARGG
- a CDS encoding glycoside hydrolase family 2 protein — translated: MRILSACFALIAILLSACAPTARPGERVRVVTALTEEWRFLDGPASVAQASSPEFDDSAWKPVSLPHSWNRLGEYRTTRSRPADDRQGEGWYRLKIDGVRLPRRDRHVLAFEGAGNVVDVWVNGVHVGRHAGAFSRFRFDITDHLKRDGINVIAVRADNSKPAPGSVTEHVAPLLGDFFIHGGLYRPVSLVSVDAAHIDLMDHGSSGVFVRTASVSAERAELELRIKTDVPRGTDIRTTVTDRDGRMVTASPIEKVIEGRNTHRQSLAIAQPRLWDGRRDPHLYTARVELLRGGQVVDRVDQRFGVRSFRVDPAQGFFLNGRHMPLQGVSRHQDMLDQGWALSRADHERDMQLIEELGANTVRFAHYQHAQEWFGLSDESGMIVWAEIPFVNKVSFGDMPASPEFTANARQQLIEMIRQHYNSPAVVTWGIGNEMDIDLAFNRLGPKADPRPLLDELHALSKAEDPDRPTVLADCCEATPGDKAPYLPISTGHADLVGYNRYFGWYYGKPADLGPHLDAMHKRHPKVPISVSEYGAGGATSQHSDNPEGGPISSGGRPHPEDYQAWFHEQSWPQLRARRYVWANWIWNMFDFSSPIRQEGDASDINDKGLVTFDRAIRKDAFFYYKANWSDVPVLHIAQRRYVERAYPVTDVRLYSNAATARLIVNGRDLGERPCKGGICVFAAVTLDAGANRIEARAGALRDSVEWRAPDAAAGLAMNVGSLTGYVDVTGQRVGSDNWFIGGAAKRPGNALRKTLAARVDTPSLDGYRDGAFRYSIPVPNGRWRVTLLLGNPDDKASRRYGVDVEGRAVLRDVSELPAGLTKRAFDVDLRDGVLDLNFTGQAALFGIEVRPAS